From the Garra rufa chromosome 17, GarRuf1.0, whole genome shotgun sequence genome, one window contains:
- the utp23 gene encoding rRNA-processing protein UTP23 homolog — MKIKRQKHAKKTISFYKYNFCFREPFQVLIDGTFCQSALKNKIQIKEQLPKYFMGEVQLCTTNCVMKELESLPKHFFGIKLILQRFQIRKCKHTTDPVPASECLLSMLEETNPHHYFIATQDRELTTAVKKIPGVPLIYIILNTMVLDKPSECSLKHVEAVQLGELVSPSQQSSIQTLKEKEGLSKDSNDKRGKKRKRKPSNPNPLSCLKKKKKPMPQQPKKTDGEKKKRSRQRKRRPAGGEEAAASSKPTTA, encoded by the exons ATGAAGATAAAACGTCAGAAACACGCTAAGAAGACCATCAGTTTTTACAAGTACAACTTTTGCTTTAGGGAACCTTTCCAAGTATTGATTGACGGGACGTTTTGTCAGTCGGCGTTAAAGAATAAGATTCAAATCAAAGAGCAATTGCCAAAGTATTTCATGGGAGAAGTTCAGCTCTGTACGACAAA CTGCGTAATGAAGGAACTTGAATCTCTTCCAAAACACTTCTTTGGAATAAAACTCATCTTACAGAGATTTCAGATCAGAAAATGCAAACACACAACAGATCCAGTACCTGCATCAGAGTGCTTGCTTTCAATGCTTGAGGAGACAAATCCACACCACTACTTCATTGCAACTCAG GATCGAGAGTTGACAACGGCCGTGAAGAAGATCCCTGGGGTTCCTCTGATCTACATTATCCTCAACACCATGGTGTTAGACAAGCCATCTGAATGTTCACTGAAGCACGTTGAAGCAGTTCAGCTGGGTGAGTTGGTGAGCCCGTCACAACAGTCAAGTATCCAAACCCTGAAAGAGAAGGAAGGCCTCAGCAAAGACAGTAATGATAAGAGAGGCAAAAAACGGAAGAGGAAACCTAGCAATCCCAACCCACTTAGCTGcctaaagaaaaagaagaaaccaATGCCTCAGCAGCCCAAAAAGACAGACGGAGAGAAAAAGAAGCGGAGTAGACAAAGGAAGCGAAGGCCTGCTGGGGGAGAGGAAGCAGCAGCCAGCTCCAAGCCCACAACTGCCTAG